One Deltaproteobacteria bacterium genomic window, TCATAACTTGTTTTTAGAAGCTCGTACCGGGCTCCCAGAGTTGCCAATCTTTGGATGCTGCGGGCGAGCACATCGTTGCGGCTCCAGGTGATGCCCTCGAAGATGTCAAAAACCGGGCACTGCATAGCAACTAGGCAATAGCCGCCATCGTCGGTGGGGCACAAAACAACTTCCATCCCTCGACTGAGCGAATCAAAGACCCTGGTCAGAGTTGCGTGCGGGAAAGCCGGCAAGTCGCTGCCGATCAAAATGATCCGCCGATGGCCGAGTGCAAAAAGTCGCTCGAAGGCGTGGCGCATGCGCAGGCCGAGATCGTCGCCCTGCTGCTCGAAAAGAGAAAAACCATGGGCCGTAAATTTCTCGAAATAGGCGAATGCTGGCGTATAGTTAATGTACAGGCTGGCATCGGTGAACTTGGCGAGGTTGTCGATTTGATCGAGCAGGAGCGCTTCAGCTAACGCCGCGGCTTGCTCATAATCCAGCGGCGGCACCAGCCGAGTTTTCACTTGGCCGGCCATGGGCGCTTTGGTCATGATGACCAGCGCATTAGCGGCCGTCGCCATAAAAGCGCTTCAAGCGGACGGGCGATACGCCCATTAGGTAGAGCGATTTGAGCGTCCACATCTTGAAAATCGTCCGCCACACGCCTTCCATTTCCCAACGCCGCGCCGAAGTAATCACCCGGCTACGCAAGCAAGCGACTTTACCGGCGCGCTTCATGGCGCGCGATAAAGCGATATCTTCCATCAGCGGGATCTCTTGGAAGCCGCCGATTTTGTTAAAGACCTCGCGCCGAATAAAAATCGCCTGATCGCCGGTGCCGACTTTGGAGATGCGCGAGCGCAGGCTGATCATTTTTTCGACGACTCGCAGCATCGCTTTATTGCCGTCGAGCTGCACGTCGAAGCGGCCGCCGACGCAAGCCGGATCGCTCATCGCTTTGCGAATATCGCCGAAGGCGATTATCGGCAGCCGAGTGTCGGCATGGAGAAACAGCAGCACAGCACTCTTGGTGCGCGCCGCGCCGAAGTTCATCTGTGCCGCGCGGCCGCGCGGCGAGGTCATGCAGGCAACGTTCAATTCGGCACAGATATCTCGGGTATGATCGGTGCTGCCGCCATCGACGACAAGCAATTCGTCGGGGCCAAGCCGTCTGACAGCGTCGACAGTCGCGGCGATGCCTTTTTCTTCGTTAAGGACGGGAATGATGACGGCGATGGGCATGGTTACTGATGTTTCGAGTTTCGGGTTCCGAGTTTCGCGTTGCCCTCGGTTTTCTCGTTCAAATTTGTTGACATCAACATCTAAGCTTACAAGCGAGCGAAAACCCGAAACGGCTAATTAGCGCCGTTTAAATTCCAGTCATAATCATGCTCCAGCCCGCCGTTGTAGCTCTTGAGCCCGTCCGCCAGTGCCCCTGTCGCGTATTTGCCCCAGTGCTGCATCAAACCCTCCGTGCTGCCGAAGTCTTCTTGAAACCAGACGTAGATGCTCGACACTTTTAATTTGCCGCCGGTGAGCGACACACCGCGCGGGTGATTGATGTATTCGCGCGCGCCTTTGTCGAGCAGCGACTCCATGTTTTCTGTTGTGAACGCTGTCGGCTGCAGGTTGGGGCAGCCGTTGCTGGCGCAATTGACGGCGTAGTGAACCCGGTTGTCTTTCCAGATCGGCCGCAGGATGCGGTGCTCGATGTCGTCGAGGGAAATCTTTTCGCCTTCGACGGTCATATTTTTCGCACCCCAGGGGCCGCTGACGAACAATCCCGGCGAAATGTTAATGTCACGGATCGATTTCACCGGAAAGCGCGACAGGATAAGCTCGACGGTTTTGGCGTTGTAAAGATTGATCCAGTAGGCGCGCTGCTCGGCGCGGCTGTAGGTGGAGATCGACACGGCTTCCAAACTCTTCACGTAGTTGATCAGTGCCGTGCGATCATCCGGAGTCACGGTCGCGTAGCGCACACGGTTGATGCCGCCTGGGTTGACGACCACATACTTCTTGAGAAAGGCGTCCCACGCGGCGTGATCGATCTTCTGCTTGCTTGCGGCATCGTTTTTTTGCCAGCGCGGCCACAGTTCGGATTTCGGCGCGGCCTGCGCCATTGTGGCGACGCCCAATAGAGTGAGCAGGGTTGCCGCTGTCCGTAGGAAGTGTTTCGAGTTTCGGTTTCTAGGTTTCGGGTTGAACTCGAAACTCGAAACTCGAAACCCGAAACCAGTCTGTGTTTTGAACATTGCTATCTCCGCCATTCTAACCACTTGTTGAAAACTTTCTTCACTGTCGGCGTCAATTTGGTCCGCATATAGGCGTCGCCGATTTTTCTCAGCACTTCCGCCTGGGTCGGATAGGAGTGGATCGTCGACGACAACACCCCAACACTTTGCTTGGCGACCATCGCCAGCGTCAATTCGCCAAGCATTTCGCCAGCGTGCGCCGCGACGATCGTGCCACCGAGAATCTTACCGGTTTTTTTATCGTAGTGAACTCGCGCAAAGCCTTCGTCCTCGCCATCGAGAATCGCTCGATCGACGTCGCTTAAAGACTGCGTAATCGTCGCGACGTCGAAGCCCGCTGCCATGGCGTCTTTTTCATAATAGCCCACATGGGCAATCTCCGGATCTGTATAAGTGCACCACGGCATCACTAGGTCTGTTGCCTTGCGCCGCGACATGAAGAGCGCGTTGGCGATGACAATGCGCGCCATGGCGTCGGCAGCGTGGGTGAACTGATAGCGCGAACAAACGTCGCCGGCGGCGAAGATGCGCGGGTTTGACGTGCGCATGCGCGCGTCGACTTCGACACCGCGCATATTGTAACGCACGTTGGCGGCGTCGAGATTGAGCCCTTCAAGATTAGGCGTGCGGCCGACGGAAACTAGAATCGCGTCACAGGCCAGCTCCGCCGGCTGGTCGCTTATATTGAGCTTCAGAACCTTAGCGCCGTTCTGCGCCGCCGCACTCTGGATCTTGGCACCGGTGACGATCTTAACGCCGTCCGCTTGGATCTGCTTGCGGACAACGGCCGCGGCGTCGCGGTCCTCGCGCGGCATGATCTCGGCACCGTCGGTGAGAATAGTCACGTCGCTGCCGAAGCGTTGGAAACTCTGCGCCAGCTCGCAGCCGATGGGTCCGGCCCCGATGACGGCTAACCGCCTGGGTAATTCAGTCAAAGTGAAAATCGTTTCGTTGGTGTAGAAGCCGGTTTCACGCAAACCGGCGATCGGTGGCTCTGAGGCGCGCGCGCCGGTGGCGATCACGGCGCGGTCGAACTTTAGCGGCTTACCGTCGACTTCAATGGTGTTGCCATCGATGAACTTGCCATTGCCGATAAAGACGTCGACGCCGAGCTTGCGAAAGCGCTCGGCGGAGTCATGCTCGCTGATGCCGGCGCGCAGACGGCGCATGCGCTCCATCGCCGCGGCGAAGCCGATGCTCGGCTCGCCGGCGAGCTTGATGCCAAACTCAGCACCGTTGCGCGCGTCGTGCGCCGCGCGGGCCGCGCGGATCACGCCTTTCGACGGCACACAGCCGACGTTCAGGCAGTCGCCGCCAAGCAGGTTACGTTCGATCAACGCGACTTTCGCGCCCAGGCCTGCTGAGCCGGCGGCGCTCACCAAGCCTGCTGTGCCGCCGCCGATGACGACCATGTTGTATTTTTTCGCCGGCGTTGGGTTCACCCAGCTGAGCGGGTGACAGTTCTCCACCAGCACCTTGTCGTGCTGATCGCCAGCGATGGTCATTTCTTTGTAAGAAGCGGGTTGGTAATTTGTGTTGAGCAGCGGCTTGCCCGCCACCACGCTGCCTTCCTGCTGCATCTCCGCTTCGCGCATGGCTTTGCGCGCAACGCGTGTGACCACCACTACCACCGCGACCGTGGCGAGGAGGCCGACGTATTTCAGAATCTGCTGATAGAAGCCTGCTGAGGCATCGGTTTGACCAGCGATGGCGTCGCGCGCAGTGACGCCAATGTAAACGAAGAGAAAAATGCCCGGCAGCATGCCGAGCAAGTTCGCCAGCACATAAGCGCCCGTGCGCACGGCGGTGAGGCCCAACAAATAATTTAATAACGAAAACGGAAATGCCGGGCTCAAACGCGAAAGAAAAACCATCTTGAAGCCCTGGCCACCGATGGCGCGGTCAAGGGATTTAAATTTTGGATTACGTTCCGCCCAGCCGGCAACTTTCTGGCGCAGCAAGGTTCGCGACAGCAAAAAGGCGCAGAGCGCGCCGATGTTGGCGCCGACGAGGACGACTAAAAAGCCGGTCTTGAGCCCGAACAAGCCGCCGGCACCGAGAGTCAAAGCGCTGCCGGGAATGAAAAGAACCGTGCAAACGATGTACGCCAGCGTCCAAACCGCGGGACCAACGGCGCCGAGGCTGCGCACGTAGGCTTCCAGCTCGATGAACCACTCACGGATCGGCAGCATGCGAAAGCCAAAAACCGCCGCGACGAGCACCAGGATTAAGATCACTATTTTGCCAAGCTTCACGGTAGTGTCTCTCTTTGCAGAATTACGTTCTCGATCGCGGTCCGGATTGGCCGGTGGGGGCAATTGCAATCATCTCTGCAAGATTCTGCTGAAAAACCCGTCCGGAGTCCTTCGACAGGCTCAGGACGAACGGATTCGGAGTTGAAATTGTTCATGAAAAATCCGTTCATGCTGAGCCCGTCGAAGCATTCCTGGGTTTTTCAGCAGAATCTCTGCAAGATAACACCGCGCCAGGCCGACCGCTCATCGACCTGGTTTAGATGCGGGTCAGTGGTCAGCGGTTGCAGACTCTGGCGTCTCGGTTGGGTTTTTCTGCCGCGCTTTGTTGCGTTCGAAGGTGGGCAGGCTTTTCACGCCTGTCGTCCACCAGCCGGTGCGCAGCGGTTCGGTAAAAATTCGATCGACGCCCTCGCGGTCCAACTGATCGGCCCAAGCTTGGCAACTGTACTCGACGCGGCGAATCTGGATTTGCCACGGAGCCGTGGCCGCGTTGAGCACGGCGTAGTGAACCGCCGGATCGCCGTCGTTGTCGGGCTTGCCGGCGGTGCCGCAGTTCACCGCGAAGCGATTCGCCGATAAATTGCGAATCCACGGCAGCCCCGTATGGGTGCAGGCTAGCGCCTGCGCCGAGTTCTGCTGCAACCAATTCTCCAGCCGCGCATTGTTGAGCTTGCTTTCGTAAAGAAATTCATTGATGCGCTCCGGGCTGCCGTGGCAAAGCAGCAAGCGGCCCGCGGCCAACTCGATGACGGCATTTTTGCGCCAGGTCGCCATCCACCGGCGTTGTGCGTCGCTCAGACTGTTCATCGCGTACTGGTGCGCCATGCAGCCGTATTTTTCGTCCTCGGCATCGCCATAGCCGCAACCGCAGACCTCCGAGCTGGCGATCGCTTCCTCCTCGTGGTTGCCTTGAATCAAAACCTGAAAATTTTGCCGCAAGAGCGTTAGCGCCTCGTCGCTATGGCCGCAGCAGCCGGTGGCGTCGCCGAGAAAGACATAGAGGTCGCAATCGATTTTGCGCGCGTCGGCGAGACAAGCTTTCAACGCCGGCACGTTACCGTAGACTCCACCCATCAATGCTAGACGCTGCGGTTTGCGCGCCCCGCGCGGTTTTAGTTCCATTGGCGGCTCTGCTCCTTGGAGAGAATGCAAATTTTGGAAGTTTTCACTTGCAGCGGCCACTGCTGGCGCGGCTGCTGCAAAACATCATTGGGCACGTCGACGATGATGCGCTGCTCACCAACGCGCAAGAACAAGCGCACCTGGTTGCCGAGAAAAATTGACGATTCGAACTCGGCGTAGAAATGTTCGCCGCCGTCTTCGGCAATCTCCATGTCTTCAGGACGGATCACCGCCCAACATTCGCCAAGAGGTGTTTCATCGGCAACTTCCATGCGCGCAAACGGCAGGTGGAGGCGTCGCGCACCGTTGAATTCGACGCATTCGCCGGCGACCATATTGGTCGAGCCGAGAAAATTGGCGACGAACGTGTTCGCTGGCTGCGAATAGACTTCGTAGGGCCGTCCTGTCTGGGCGATGCGCCCCGCGTTCATGATGATCAGCTCGTAGCCCAGGCTCATCGCTTCGATTTGATCGTGCGTGACATAAATCGTTGTAACGCCAAGCTCCTGCAAGAGTTTAAAAAGCTCGGCGCGCAAGGTTTCGCGCAGCTTGGCATCGAGGGCCGACAGGGGTTCATCCATCAACAACACTTGTGGATCGAACGCCAGCGCGCGCGCCACCGCGACTCGCTGCTGCTCGCCACCGGAGATTTGCCGAATGCGCCGGTCTGCCAGCGGCGCGATGTGCAGCATCTCCAGCACCTTTCCGGCACGCTGGCGGCGTAGATTTCGTTCAACGCCGCGCACGCGCAGGCCGAACTCGACGTTCTCCAACACTGTCATGTGGGGAAACAAGGCGTAGCTCTGAAATACCATGCCGAAGTTGCGTTCGGCGGCGGGCAGGTTGGTGATATCGACGTCGTCGCAATGAACCTGGCCGCCATCGGGCTCCAATAGTCCAGCGACCATCGACAGCGTGGTGCTCTTGCCCGAGCCGCTCGGACCGAGAATCGTCGTCACCCGACCCGGAGCGAAAATATGCGAGAACTCTTCGACGGCGGCAATGCCACCGTAGCTCTTGCACAGATTTTTCGCTTCGACTTTGGTTTTCATACCCCCTGCTCCACGTCCACGGAGGCGCGCCCGCCGAGGCGTTGTATCGCTATCACCACTGGCAAAACCACGGCGAGAAATATCACTGTCGCGGCGCTGGAGCGCTGGAAGCTTTCGTTAGCGTAGGTGTTGAACAGAGCCGCCGGGAAAGTTTGGGGATGGCCGGCGTTGAGCAAATAGCTGACGTTGAATTCACCCCAGGAGACGGCGAAGGCAAGTAGCGAGCCCAGAATCATCGAGTGGCGTAAGTTGGGTAAGACGATCAGCCACATGCGCTGCCAGAAGCCCGCGCCCAATGTCTGCGCCGCCGATTCGAGTGTGGTTACATCGAAGCTGCGCAGCGTGCCGGTGACGACGCGCACCATAAAAGGGATCGTATAAAGGATATGACCCGCCAGCACCAGCCAGGTGCCGCGGATCGTATTGTAGGCTGCCAACAAACCGATCGACATGGAAATGCCCGGCAGCGACAACGGCAGCAGGAGGAGTTCCTCGATCAAACGGCTGCCGCGAAACGGATATTGGACAAAAACATAAGCCGCGGGCACAGCGATCAACACGCAGATCACGATCGACAGCAGCGCAAGCTGCAGACTGAAGGTCATCCACGGCAAGTAGACCCGAAACAGATATTCGAACGCGGCGAAGCTTACCCAATCGTTGCGATCGCCCGACCATTGGTCGGTGCCGAGAATTTCCACGTTGAGAAACGAGCCGAGCGTGACCACCACCATGGGCACGACGATCAGCGCGAGCAGTGCCAGCGTCACGGCATAGATTACTAAAAACTCGAAACTGCTGCGCCAGCGCATCACCGTGCGACCGCCTCCCGCTCCATCCAGGAGCGAATGCCGTAGTTGACGCCGAGCGCCACCACCGTCAACATCATCGACAGCGCTGCCGCCATGGCGCGGTCGGAGGGCACGGCAAAAATGTTGGTAAAGATTTCCAGTGGCAGCAAGTTGACCTGTCGGGTTGACAGGATCAACGCGACGCCGAAGGAGCCCAGCGAAACCGTGAAAGTTACGGCGAAGGTGGAAACCAGCGCCGGCCAAATCGTCGGCAAGATCACCCAGAACAAACTCTGCAAGCGGTTGGCGCCGAGGGATTGCGCCGCGGCTTCAAGCCGCACGTCGAATTTGCGCAGCGCCGATTCCAGAGTCAGGGTGGCCCGGGGGATTTCGAAATAAAGGTAGGCGAGCAAAAGACCGGTGGTTTGGTAGGCCGCACCGGACAACCAAGCGCTGCCAAAAAATTTTTCTGCCATCGCTGGCACGAAGCCGGCGCGGCCGAGCATGATGATCATCAAGAAACCAACGATCACACCGGAGAACGACATAGGCAGCGCGAAGGCCGCGCGCAGCAGGCGCTTGCCGGCAAACTCCTTGCGGACAAACAACCAGGCGGGCGCAAGGCAGGTGAGCGTCGACACCGCGGCGACCGCCAGACTAATGCCCAGTGACCAGAGTAAAGCGGCGCGGTAGCGCGGTATCAAAACGATGTCGGCATAGCGTCGCAAAGTAGCGCCATCCGCTGTGGCGATACTTTCCCAAACCAGCAGCGCTAACGGCCAAACCAACAGCGCGCCGAACAAAACGATCAACGGCAAGCAAAGCAGTTGCGGGCGCGCCCAGGGTCGTTTGGTCGCGGCGCGTGCTGCGAGCTGCTCTTTCATCTTGACTGTCTTAGCTCCCGGCCCCATGCTCCCTGCACTTTGCTTTTCTCAGCGGGCGGTTTCGATTTCTTGTTCCCAGCGCTTTTTGATCGCGTCAGCCTGGGCGGCCATGTCGCTCAGCTTGGGCACTACGCTTTTGGCATAGGCGGCGGGCGGCGGGAACTTGCTTTTCAAGTCGGCCGGCAGATCGAATTTTACCACCGGTTGGAAAAAGGCTTCGGCCATCAACTTTTGCGCTTCCTCGGTGAGCAGCCAATCGAGATACTTCTTGGCTTCTTCGGGGCGCGGCGCGCCTTTCACCATCGCCATGACCAGCGGCATGACGATGGCGCCTTCGGCAGGAATGACTACTTCGATGGGCGCTTTGTCGGCGTGCTTAGCTTTGAAGCCGTTGCCATCGGCGTTGATCCAAATCGGCACCTCGCCGCGCAGCAAGTCGTTGTAGCTGTTTTCTTTGGCATACTTGAGAATGTTCGGGTGGAGCTTTTTGAGATACTCAAAGCCCTTGTTCATGTCGGCGCCGCCGCCCATCAGCTGATTGATGCCATAGACGAAGGTAAACGCCGTGCCATGAATGCGCGGATCGTCGTACACTACCAGGCCTTTGTATTCCGGTTTGAGCAGATCGGCGAAGGAGCGCGGAATCGGCTTGCCTTTGAGCGCGTTGGTGTTTACCAGCAGAGAAATATGCGCCGTGTGGAGCGTCCACCAGAGCGCTTCGGGGTCTTTCAAATTATCGGGAATCTTGTCCCAACCCGCCGGTTTGTAGGGCTGATGCAAACCCTTGCCCGCCGCCTGATAACCGATGGCGCCGGAGTAGTAGACCACGTCGGCCATTGGTTTGTCCTTTTCCGCCTCCAACGCCGCCATGGCTGCACTCGATCCCTTCATGTCGGGCGGCACGCGCACGCCGGTTTTCTTGAAGTAGGCTTCGGTGACGCCGCCCCAGTTGGCGTAATTGGGAATGGCGTCGTACTGGATCACGGTTTTCTCGCCAGTGGCGGCCGTCGTCGCCGGTTTCTCCGCGGACTTTTCTTCAGGTTTCTTGCCGCAGGCAATTGCTCCGAAGAGCAACAAACCGAAACCGATAAACCGCAGTTTTTGTTTCATCTACTACACATCCTTTCGAGACTTAGATTAGAGATCCGCCGCAGCTGCTGCCCGCGCCGGCGGTGCAGGCATAGCAATGGTTATCTACGGTGATGGCGGCGTTTTGGATGTCATCGAGCGCGGCGTTTTCGATGGTCATCGCAGTGCCGTCGACGCGCCGCAGAGGCAGGTTCAGCATTTGATTGAAGTCACAGTCATAGATCCGGCCATCCCAGCCGACGCTGATCAAGTTGCGGCACATCACTTGATCGAGAGTGGCGGCGTTAAAATTTTCCGCCAGCAAGTTCATGTAGGCGTCGTACTCACCGCGCAGCTTCAAATGAGTCGCGTAGCGCGTGATCGGCATGTTGCTCAGGCAATAAAGATGATTGAAAACTATACCGAATTTCTCTTCGAGAATGCGCCTGTAGTCGAGCTCTAGTTTCTGTTGGGGCGGGGGCAGGTGAGGACCCACGGGATTGTAGACCAGATTCAAAGTCAGTCCGCTATCAGGTCGGCCATAGCCAAGCTCATTGAAGATTTGCAGCGCCCGGATGCTGCCGTCGAAAGTCCCCTTGCCGCGTTGTTTGTCGACGTTCTCCACCGAATAGCAGGGGAGCGAACAGACCAACTCAATTTGGTGTTGACGAAAAAATTCCGGTAGGTAATCCTTCCCCGGCTCGAAGATCACGGTGAGGTTGCAGCGGTCCATCACGTGGCGGCCCAGGGCGCGTGCCGATTCGACTAAATGGTCGAAGTCGTCGTGCAACTCCGGTGCGCCGCCGGTAATATCGAGAGTTGAGATGGGTGAGCGTTTGAGAAAGTCGAGCAGCGCGTCGATATGGACGCGGCTCATCATCTCCTTGCGCGTCGGCCCAGCTTCGACGTGGCAATGAATGCAGGCGAGATTGCAATAGCGGCCTAAGTTTACCTGCAGGGTGTCGACACTGTGCCGGCGCAGCGCGCCACCGGGCCCAATCTTGTCAGTGAATGGCTGCATGGGAAAATCGCGGCCAAGTGCAGCAGGCCGGACCGGTGGAGCAGCAAGATTCGCTGGCAGCGCTGGTCACCTTATATCCTTGCCCCTTGGTTTCGCGCGGGTGGCGCCTCTGCTCGCGCGAGCCGTCGAACTCCGTGGCTTCAGCCTGCAAAACCTCATCGAACGGCGGCACGAGGATAAACTGCTCTTTGTACGGCGCTTGGGAATAAATCTCAAAGCTCTTTTCGCAGACGGCGATGCGCGCGCCGCGCGGAAAAACATGGTTGTCGTCGTCGCTCACCTGTTTCCACGGCCCGCGATAAATCACCGCCTAATTACGCTCCATGCGCGGCCCTTCTTTGCCTTTGTAAGCAGTCACCGTCATGGAGCGAAACTCGATGCCTTCGACAATCTGATAAGGTTCGCCTTGGAACTCTTCTATCTGGATGCCGTGGAACTTGGCGTCTTCGAAGGCTTTGAGAAACTCTTCTTCTTGGAATGCGCCGGAGACGCAGGCGCTCCACAGATCGGCATCCTTGGTAAGATGCTCCGACACCGCCTCGTCGCTGACGATGTCGGAGATCGCCACACGGCCGCCGCGCTTGAGCACGCGGTACATCTCGGCGAACAGGGCTTTCTTATCTTCGGGGCGGACCAGATTGAGCACGCAGTTGGAAACGATGACGTCGATGGAGTTGTCGGGGATGAGCGGTAGCTCGCGTCGAATCTTGGCTTGATACTCGTCGAGAGCGGCTAAGTCCGCGACCGACTTGACCGGATGTTGTTTGAGGTAGTCATCGACGAGATCGAGATTGGTTTGCAGGTCTTGAATCTTGCCGCGGCGGAACTCGACGTTGTGGTATCCTAGTTTGTCACCGATGGATTTCTGGTATTTACGCGACAGCTCCAACATTGGCGGGTTGAAGTCGACGCCGATTACTTGGCCTTTTGGACCAACGATCTGAGCGATGATGTAGCAGGCCTTGCCGCTGCCTGAGCCCAAATCGAGAACTGTTTCGCCTTCGCGAATGTACTTGGAGGGATCGCCGCAACCGTAGTCTTTCTCGATGATCTCGTCAGGAATGACGTTGAGCAATGACTTGTCGTAGCTCACTGGCAAGCAAAGGCAGGCTTCCACTTCTTGCGCCGCATCGCCGTAACGTTTGAGCACTGCGGCTTCATAGTTAACGCCGTTGGCATTGTTGCCGTTGCCGTTTCCCCCAACTAGGGATTCATCTTGCATCTAGAACCTCCTCAGCGAATTCAGCCCGGTTTGCGATGGTTCGTCAGGCTGGGCGCACCCGTGGTGCCTATATGAACATCTACGGTAGATGCAGGTCAAACGGTTTTGGATGCAGAAAAGTTCCTGGAGAAACAGCCGTAGCTACGCGTCGCTCGACTCCATCAAAAAAGCTTGGATGAACTGATCCAAATCGCCGTCGAGCACGGCGTCGGCGTTGCCGACTTCGACGTTGGTTCTGTGGTCTTTCACGAGACGGTACGGATGGAGGACGTAGGAGCGAATCTGGCTGCCCCAAGCAATTTCTTTTTTTGTCTTATGAAAGGTGTCCATCTTTTCCCGCTGTTTCTCGACTTCGAGCTCATAGAGACGGGACTTCAGGATTTTCATCGCCATGGCGCGGTTTTTGTGCTGCGAGCGCTCGTTCTGGCAGGCGACGACGATTCCAGTCGGTAGATGCGTCAACCGCACGGCGGAGTCGGTTT contains:
- a CDS encoding DUF547 domain-containing protein, giving the protein MFKTQTGFGFRVSSFEFNPKPRNRNSKHFLRTAATLLTLLGVATMAQAAPKSELWPRWQKNDAASKQKIDHAAWDAFLKKYVVVNPGGINRVRYATVTPDDRTALINYVKSLEAVSISTYSRAEQRAYWINLYNAKTVELILSRFPVKSIRDINISPGLFVSGPWGAKNMTVEGEKISLDDIEHRILRPIWKDNRVHYAVNCASNGCPNLQPTAFTTENMESLLDKGAREYINHPRGVSLTGGKLKVSSIYVWFQEDFGSTEGLMQHWGKYATGALADGLKSYNGGLEHDYDWNLNGAN
- a CDS encoding glycosyltransferase; amino-acid sequence: MATAANALVIMTKAPMAGQVKTRLVPPLDYEQAAALAEALLLDQIDNLAKFTDASLYINYTPAFAYFEKFTAHGFSLFEQQGDDLGLRMRHAFERLFALGHRRIILIGSDLPAFPHATLTRVFDSLSRGMEVVLCPTDDGGYCLVAMQCPVFDIFEGITWSRNDVLARSIQRLATLGARYELLKTSYDIDTWDDVRRLHSACENGQLAMSNTVALLRRLSAKGLL
- a CDS encoding FAD-containing oxidoreductase translates to MKLGKIVILILVLVAAVFGFRMLPIREWFIELEAYVRSLGAVGPAVWTLAYIVCTVLFIPGSALTLGAGGLFGLKTGFLVVLVGANIGALCAFLLSRTLLRQKVAGWAERNPKFKSLDRAIGGQGFKMVFLSRLSPAFPFSLLNYLLGLTAVRTGAYVLANLLGMLPGIFLFVYIGVTARDAIAGQTDASAGFYQQILKYVGLLATVAVVVVVTRVARKAMREAEMQQEGSVVAGKPLLNTNYQPASYKEMTIAGDQHDKVLVENCHPLSWVNPTPAKKYNMVVIGGGTAGLVSAAGSAGLGAKVALIERNLLGGDCLNVGCVPSKGVIRAARAAHDARNGAEFGIKLAGEPSIGFAAAMERMRRLRAGISEHDSAERFRKLGVDVFIGNGKFIDGNTIEVDGKPLKFDRAVIATGARASEPPIAGLRETGFYTNETIFTLTELPRRLAVIGAGPIGCELAQSFQRFGSDVTILTDGAEIMPREDRDAAAVVRKQIQADGVKIVTGAKIQSAAAQNGAKVLKLNISDQPAELACDAILVSVGRTPNLEGLNLDAANVRYNMRGVEVDARMRTSNPRIFAAGDVCSRYQFTHAADAMARIVIANALFMSRRKATDLVMPWCTYTDPEIAHVGYYEKDAMAAGFDVATITQSLSDVDRAILDGEDEGFARVHYDKKTGKILGGTIVAAHAGEMLGELTLAMVAKQSVGVLSSTIHSYPTQAEVLRKIGDAYMRTKLTPTVKKVFNKWLEWRR
- a CDS encoding extracellular solute-binding protein, with amino-acid sequence MKQKLRFIGFGLLLFGAIACGKKPEEKSAEKPATTAATGEKTVIQYDAIPNYANWGGVTEAYFKKTGVRVPPDMKGSSAAMAALEAEKDKPMADVVYYSGAIGYQAAGKGLHQPYKPAGWDKIPDNLKDPEALWWTLHTAHISLLVNTNALKGKPIPRSFADLLKPEYKGLVVYDDPRIHGTAFTFVYGINQLMGGGADMNKGFEYLKKLHPNILKYAKENSYNDLLRGEVPIWINADGNGFKAKHADKAPIEVVIPAEGAIVMPLVMAMVKGAPRPEEAKKYLDWLLTEEAQKLMAEAFFQPVVKFDLPADLKSKFPPPAAYAKSVVPKLSDMAAQADAIKKRWEQEIETAR
- a CDS encoding radical SAM/Cys-rich domain protein, producing MQPFTDKIGPGGALRRHSVDTLQVNLGRYCNLACIHCHVEAGPTRKEMMSRVHIDALLDFLKRSPISTLDITGGAPELHDDFDHLVESARALGRHVMDRCNLTVIFEPGKDYLPEFFRQHQIELVCSLPCYSVENVDKQRGKGTFDGSIRALQIFNELGYGRPDSGLTLNLVYNPVGPHLPPPQQKLELDYRRILEEKFGIVFNHLYCLSNMPITRYATHLKLRGEYDAYMNLLAENFNAATLDQVMCRNLISVGWDGRIYDCDFNQMLNLPLRRVDGTAMTIENAALDDIQNAAITVDNHCYACTAGAGSSCGGSLI
- a CDS encoding ABC transporter ATP-binding protein; the encoded protein is MKTKVEAKNLCKSYGGIAAVEEFSHIFAPGRVTTILGPSGSGKSTTLSMVAGLLEPDGGQVHCDDVDITNLPAAERNFGMVFQSYALFPHMTVLENVEFGLRVRGVERNLRRQRAGKVLEMLHIAPLADRRIRQISGGEQQRVAVARALAFDPQVLLMDEPLSALDAKLRETLRAELFKLLQELGVTTIYVTHDQIEAMSLGYELIIMNAGRIAQTGRPYEVYSQPANTFVANFLGSTNMVAGECVEFNGARRLHLPFARMEVADETPLGECWAVIRPEDMEIAEDGGEHFYAEFESSIFLGNQVRLFLRVGEQRIIVDVPNDVLQQPRQQWPLQVKTSKICILSKEQSRQWN
- a CDS encoding ABC transporter permease subunit, producing the protein MRWRSSFEFLVIYAVTLALLALIVVPMVVVTLGSFLNVEILGTDQWSGDRNDWVSFAAFEYLFRVYLPWMTFSLQLALLSIVICVLIAVPAAYVFVQYPFRGSRLIEELLLLPLSLPGISMSIGLLAAYNTIRGTWLVLAGHILYTIPFMVRVVTGTLRSFDVTTLESAAQTLGAGFWQRMWLIVLPNLRHSMILGSLLAFAVSWGEFNVSYLLNAGHPQTFPAALFNTYANESFQRSSAATVIFLAVVLPVVIAIQRLGGRASVDVEQGV
- a CDS encoding ABC transporter permease subunit, giving the protein MGPGAKTVKMKEQLAARAATKRPWARPQLLCLPLIVLFGALLVWPLALLVWESIATADGATLRRYADIVLIPRYRAALLWSLGISLAVAAVSTLTCLAPAWLFVRKEFAGKRLLRAAFALPMSFSGVIVGFLMIIMLGRAGFVPAMAEKFFGSAWLSGAAYQTTGLLLAYLYFEIPRATLTLESALRKFDVRLEAAAQSLGANRLQSLFWVILPTIWPALVSTFAVTFTVSLGSFGVALILSTRQVNLLPLEIFTNIFAVPSDRAMAAALSMMLTVVALGVNYGIRSWMEREAVAR
- a CDS encoding glycosyltransferase, with the protein product MPIAVIIPVLNEEKGIAATVDAVRRLGPDELLVVDGGSTDHTRDICAELNVACMTSPRGRAAQMNFGAARTKSAVLLFLHADTRLPIIAFGDIRKAMSDPACVGGRFDVQLDGNKAMLRVVEKMISLRSRISKVGTGDQAIFIRREVFNKIGGFQEIPLMEDIALSRAMKRAGKVACLRSRVITSARRWEMEGVWRTIFKMWTLKSLYLMGVSPVRLKRFYGDGR